One window of Solirubrobacterales bacterium genomic DNA carries:
- a CDS encoding class I SAM-dependent methyltransferase, whose translation MTDTYLQDNQPEGVPPLELTGERTLPDVPEENYWYRRHLAVYEWIAARTAGLKLVDLACGEGYGSAVLAGTATEVVGVDANPEAFAHATAKYTSSNLTFRRELVEEFSEPRDAVVFLQTIEHIHDPDALVAGFARIAPVSYISTPNLLTLAPEGAEKSDNPWHIKEYRLEEYRALLEPHFSRVEILGLSHARKLKWHELALSLGWDRAHKALGLTKPFYDRFTPAIAASDFRLGRHNLEKALDFLAICHV comes from the coding sequence TTGACCGACACGTACCTACAGGACAACCAGCCCGAAGGGGTGCCACCGCTGGAGCTGACCGGAGAACGGACCCTGCCGGATGTTCCCGAAGAGAACTACTGGTACCGCCGTCACCTCGCCGTCTACGAGTGGATCGCGGCCCGCACCGCCGGTCTGAAACTGGTCGATCTGGCCTGTGGTGAGGGGTACGGATCGGCGGTGCTGGCCGGGACCGCGACCGAGGTAGTCGGGGTCGACGCCAATCCCGAAGCTTTCGCTCACGCCACCGCCAAGTACACCTCCTCCAACCTGACCTTCCGCCGGGAACTGGTCGAAGAGTTCAGCGAGCCTCGTGATGCCGTCGTCTTCCTGCAGACGATCGAGCACATCCATGACCCCGACGCACTGGTTGCGGGCTTCGCCCGGATTGCCCCGGTTTCCTACATCTCGACCCCGAACCTGCTCACCCTCGCCCCGGAAGGCGCCGAAAAGTCGGACAACCCGTGGCACATCAAGGAGTACCGCCTTGAGGAGTATCGCGCCCTGCTGGAGCCGCACTTTTCCCGGGTCGAGATCCTCGGGCTCTCCCACGCGCGCAAACTCAAGTGGCATGAGCTGGCGCTCTCGCTCGGCTGGGATCGAGCCCACAAGGCGCTCGGCCTGACCAAACCGTTCTACGACCGGTTTACCCCGGCGATCGCCGCTTCGGATTTCCGCCTAGGCAGGCACAATCT